In Hymenobacter gelipurpurascens, one DNA window encodes the following:
- a CDS encoding DUF2461 domain-containing protein, translating into MPLDFILSFLRDLAANNSKAWMDEHRADYHRARAEYTAFVADLIKGAQQFEPNLLGLTPQDVMFRINKNDRFQQSDEPYKRHMGAGIKRGGRHASWAGFFVALQPGGETYVGAGRWMPEPEQLARIRQEIHYNPTEFHTLRQSPELLQHFPSGLDMTQTLKTAPKGYDRTDPDIEWLRLKSYFVWQGFSDKEVLRPDFPSRVLAAWQAALPFVQFLNEAMQPE; encoded by the coding sequence ATGCCGCTAGATTTCATTCTGTCCTTCCTGCGCGATTTGGCCGCCAACAACAGCAAAGCCTGGATGGACGAGCACCGCGCCGACTACCACCGTGCCCGCGCCGAGTACACGGCCTTCGTAGCCGACCTCATCAAAGGCGCCCAGCAGTTTGAGCCGAACCTGCTAGGGCTTACGCCGCAGGACGTGATGTTTCGGATCAATAAAAACGACCGGTTTCAGCAGAGCGACGAGCCCTACAAGCGCCACATGGGTGCGGGCATCAAGCGCGGCGGGCGGCACGCATCGTGGGCGGGCTTCTTTGTAGCCCTGCAGCCCGGCGGCGAAACCTACGTGGGAGCAGGCCGCTGGATGCCCGAGCCGGAGCAGCTGGCCCGCATCCGCCAGGAAATCCATTATAACCCCACTGAGTTTCATACCCTGCGCCAAAGCCCGGAACTGCTCCAGCACTTCCCGAGTGGCCTAGACATGACCCAGACCCTCAAAACCGCCCCCAAAGGCTACGACCGCACCGACCCCGACATCGAGTGGCTGCGCCTGAAGAGCTATTTCGTGTGGCAGGGCTTCTCCGATAAAGAAGTCCTACGCCCCGATTTCCCAAGCCGCGTGCTGGCCGCCTGGCAAGCCGCGCTGCCCTTCGTGCAATTCCTCAACGAGGCGATGCAGCCGGAGTAG
- a CDS encoding deoxynucleoside kinase, producing the protein MHIAIVGNIGAGKTTLANKLAHHFNWQVFLEDVDHNPYLKDFYDDMPRWAFHLQVYFLNSRFRQTQHIKKLQSAHKGVIQDRTIYEDAHIFAANLHQSSLMTERDYQNYLNLFESMISMVDPPDLLLYLRADLPKLVQQIERRNRDYENNIKIEYLKNLNEHYEQWISHYNHGKLLIVDVNNLDYVNNPEDLSVIIDKLNNTLFGLF; encoded by the coding sequence ATGCACATTGCAATCGTCGGCAACATTGGTGCTGGCAAAACTACGCTGGCTAATAAGCTGGCGCATCATTTCAACTGGCAGGTCTTCCTGGAAGATGTCGACCACAATCCGTATCTGAAGGATTTTTATGATGATATGCCCCGCTGGGCGTTTCATCTGCAGGTCTATTTTCTCAACAGCCGCTTCCGCCAGACCCAGCACATCAAGAAGCTGCAGAGCGCCCACAAAGGCGTCATTCAGGACCGCACCATCTACGAGGATGCCCACATCTTCGCGGCCAACCTGCACCAGTCGAGCCTCATGACGGAGCGTGACTACCAGAACTACCTGAATCTGTTCGAGTCGATGATCAGCATGGTAGACCCGCCGGACTTGCTGCTGTACCTGCGCGCCGATCTGCCCAAGCTGGTGCAGCAGATTGAGCGCCGCAACCGCGACTACGAGAACAACATCAAGATTGAGTATCTCAAGAACCTCAACGAGCACTACGAGCAGTGGATCAGCCACTACAATCACGGCAAGCTGCTCATCGTGGACGTCAACAACCTCGACTACGTGAACAACCCCGAGGACCTGAGCGTGATTATTGACAAGCTCAACAACACGCTGTTCGGTCTGTTTTAG
- a CDS encoding GNAT family N-acetyltransferase, protein MSASAAAPVSIHSATLADIPTIIGLAEATWEPTYRFIISKEQIDYMYRVIYTPASLERQMTEQGHQFLLLHDDGQPGGFASYSAKPEAGTYHLNKIYILPSHQGRGFGQLLIQAVEDAVRQAGGQVLELNVNRHNPALAFYERQGFQRHHEEDIAIGPYWMNDYVMRKELR, encoded by the coding sequence ATGTCAGCTTCCGCCGCCGCTCCTGTATCCATTCATTCCGCCACTCTGGCCGATATCCCGACGATTATCGGGCTGGCCGAAGCTACCTGGGAGCCGACCTACCGGTTTATCATTTCCAAGGAGCAAATCGACTATATGTACCGCGTTATCTACACGCCAGCCTCGCTGGAGCGGCAGATGACGGAGCAGGGCCACCAGTTCCTGCTGCTGCACGACGATGGCCAGCCGGGCGGCTTTGCTTCCTACTCTGCTAAGCCGGAAGCGGGCACGTATCATCTCAACAAAATCTATATCCTGCCCTCGCACCAGGGCAGGGGCTTTGGACAGCTCCTGATTCAGGCCGTAGAAGATGCCGTGCGCCAGGCCGGCGGCCAGGTGCTGGAGCTGAACGTGAACCGCCACAACCCCGCACTGGCATTCTATGAGCGCCAGGGCTTCCAGCGTCATCACGAGGAAGACATTGCCATCGGCCCCTACTGGATGAACGACTACGTCATGCGCAAAGAGCTGCGTTAA
- a CDS encoding CDGSH iron-sulfur domain-containing protein: protein MATKLTVLSNGSLRVDGTDFELVDAQGNAYGLAGRERISICRCGLSANKPFCDGSHKGHFEHDAKAFDLPAPAVKPVTPPAAPDAGAAPLA from the coding sequence ATGGCCACCAAACTCACCGTCCTCAGCAATGGCTCCCTCCGCGTAGATGGCACCGATTTCGAACTTGTAGACGCTCAGGGCAACGCCTATGGCCTGGCTGGGCGCGAGCGGATCAGCATCTGCCGCTGCGGCCTTTCTGCCAACAAGCCTTTCTGCGACGGCTCCCACAAGGGCCACTTCGAGCACGATGCCAAGGCCTTCGATCTGCCAGCTCCGGCCGTTAAGCCCGTTACTCCTCCTGCCGCCCCCGACGCTGGCGCTGCTCCCCTGGCCTAG
- a CDS encoding acyl-CoA-binding protein, with amino-acid sequence MATSEEFEAAAQRAQQLPSKPSNTVLLQLYALYKQATESDVSGDRPGGFDFKAIAKYDAWASLKGKSQAEARQEYVALVDSLFQGA; translated from the coding sequence ATGGCTACGTCCGAAGAATTTGAAGCCGCCGCGCAACGCGCGCAACAGCTCCCCAGCAAGCCCTCTAACACGGTTCTGCTGCAACTCTACGCCCTCTACAAGCAAGCCACCGAAAGCGACGTTTCCGGCGACCGGCCCGGCGGCTTCGACTTCAAAGCCATTGCCAAGTACGATGCCTGGGCTTCCCTGAAAGGCAAGTCGCAGGCCGAAGCCCGCCAAGAATATGTAGCCCTGGTTGATTCCCTGTTTCAGGGCGCCTAA
- a CDS encoding metal-dependent hydrolase family protein, with protein MANRLRHCLSALFLGSALLSAAPTWAQKTYLHCGRLLDMRQDRAQSEMTLVVEKGRVVAVEKGYTMPTGTTNTVIDLKNRTVLPGLIDCHVHLEGETSKDNFLQELTQNPADVAFGSLDHARKTLLAGFTTVRDLGGSGVNIALRNAINKGQVVGPRIFTAGKAISGTGGHMDPTNGYRQDLMGIPGPSQGVANGPDQCRQAVREQYKRGSDLIKIASTGGVLSVAKDGSSAQMTELEIRAIVETARDLGLQVACHAHGAEGMKRAIRAGVNSIEHGTLMDDETMKLMVKNGTWYVPTITAGKSVADSAKIPNYYPPLVTPKAISIGPKLQGTFGRAYKAGVKIAFGTDASVYRHGVNALEFQYMVEAGMPATQALRAATVNAASLLGQSENLGTLEPGKLADIVAVEGDPTQDIKVMQRVRFVMKQGTVYKQE; from the coding sequence ATGGCCAACCGTTTACGCCACTGTTTGTCCGCTCTTTTTCTTGGCAGCGCCTTACTGAGTGCTGCCCCTACCTGGGCACAAAAAACCTACCTGCACTGCGGACGCCTGCTGGACATGCGCCAGGACCGCGCCCAGTCTGAAATGACACTGGTAGTAGAGAAAGGCCGGGTGGTGGCCGTGGAAAAAGGCTATACCATGCCCACCGGCACTACCAACACGGTTATCGACCTGAAGAACCGCACCGTGCTGCCCGGCCTAATCGACTGCCATGTGCACCTGGAAGGCGAAACCAGCAAGGATAACTTCCTGCAGGAACTCACCCAAAACCCCGCCGATGTGGCCTTTGGCTCCCTCGACCACGCCCGCAAAACGCTGCTGGCCGGCTTCACAACCGTACGCGACCTGGGCGGCTCGGGCGTGAACATTGCGCTGCGCAATGCCATCAACAAGGGCCAGGTGGTAGGACCGCGCATTTTTACGGCGGGCAAGGCTATTTCGGGCACCGGCGGCCACATGGACCCCACAAATGGCTACCGCCAGGATTTGATGGGCATACCCGGCCCTAGCCAAGGCGTAGCCAACGGCCCCGACCAGTGCCGCCAAGCCGTGCGCGAGCAGTACAAGCGCGGCTCCGACCTGATCAAGATTGCCTCCACTGGAGGTGTGCTTTCCGTGGCCAAAGACGGTAGCAGCGCCCAAATGACGGAACTGGAAATACGCGCCATTGTAGAAACCGCCCGCGACCTGGGCCTGCAGGTGGCCTGCCACGCCCACGGCGCCGAAGGCATGAAACGCGCCATCAGGGCCGGGGTCAATAGCATCGAGCACGGTACCCTCATGGACGATGAGACGATGAAGCTGATGGTGAAAAACGGCACCTGGTACGTGCCCACCATCACGGCCGGCAAATCCGTGGCCGATTCGGCCAAGATTCCGAACTACTACCCGCCTCTGGTAACGCCCAAAGCCATCAGCATCGGGCCGAAGCTGCAGGGCACGTTTGGGCGCGCCTATAAGGCCGGGGTGAAGATTGCATTTGGCACCGATGCCTCGGTGTACCGCCATGGCGTGAATGCGCTGGAGTTCCAATACATGGTAGAGGCCGGCATGCCCGCCACCCAGGCGTTGCGCGCTGCCACCGTAAATGCGGCTTCGTTGCTAGGCCAGTCGGAGAACCTGGGTACGCTGGAGCCGGGCAAGCTTGCCGATATAGTGGCGGTGGAAGGCGACCCTACCCAGGATATTAAGGTGATGCAGCGCGTGCGTTTTGTGATGAAGCAGGGCACGGTGTATAAGCAGGAATAG
- a CDS encoding CinA family protein, with translation MKKPNTELLIKDFIKHKLTLALAESCTCGLAAAQLASAEGVSEVLLGSVVTYHTDAKQHLLGVKKATLTTYSAESQQTTNEMALGLHRQLPEADVCVAITGLCGPGKSETPDKPVGTVFVTVLFKGHAHEYREQFDGNSDAIRQQATEFVYRKLAELLEREQVAPTT, from the coding sequence ATGAAAAAACCGAACACCGAACTCCTGATCAAAGATTTTATCAAGCACAAGCTCACGCTGGCGCTGGCGGAAAGTTGCACCTGTGGCCTAGCGGCGGCCCAGTTGGCCTCAGCGGAAGGCGTGAGCGAAGTGTTGCTTGGTTCTGTCGTCACCTACCACACCGATGCCAAGCAGCATCTGCTCGGCGTCAAGAAAGCCACCCTCACCACCTACTCCGCCGAAAGCCAACAGACCACCAATGAAATGGCATTAGGGCTGCACCGCCAGCTCCCGGAGGCAGATGTATGCGTGGCCATTACGGGCCTGTGCGGCCCCGGCAAATCGGAAACGCCGGATAAGCCGGTGGGCACCGTGTTCGTGACGGTTCTGTTTAAAGGCCACGCCCACGAGTACCGCGAGCAGTTCGATGGCAACAGCGACGCCATTCGGCAGCAGGCCACCGAGTTCGTTTACCGCAAGCTGGCCGAGCTACTGGAGCGAGAGCAGGTAGCGCCTACTACCTAA
- a CDS encoding zinc dependent phospholipase C family protein: MKKLLLTLLVVLVCPLLSQGWGFFGHRTIAQLSVYALPSPMRSFYFRHMAELVKRSTAPDERREADPSEAPRHFIDMDHFGDNPFGLMPKTWDKAVAKYTADTLRKYGTVPWTVMDVKEQLTEAFRKRDTVAIITLSADLGHYIGDAFVPLHTTENYDGQLTKQEGIHSLWESKLPERFIAKYKLDAEAGKYLKDPQSSIWQVVQESYGFLGATFDLEEDVTRKYTPETKYVFSHKYGKTRRAYSDAFADAYHEKVGGQVAYRLKGAPTLVASMWMTAWRDAGSPDLNALLTKKPSKEEKEKLDLELKAFDKNELVSQQILIALQKEKVEARPDLINAAKDMAPIVDEPAPAPAVPAGSPIPGAPAVPAGTNKVKVKTKAPDAPTQKEKTKTEQPAKKKKKASSDGWDTPAGSGW, from the coding sequence ATGAAAAAACTACTGCTCACTCTTTTAGTCGTTTTGGTTTGCCCGCTGCTGTCGCAGGGTTGGGGCTTCTTTGGCCATCGCACCATCGCGCAGCTATCGGTATATGCGTTGCCGAGCCCCATGCGGAGTTTTTACTTCCGCCACATGGCCGAGCTGGTGAAGCGCAGCACCGCGCCCGATGAGCGCCGCGAGGCCGACCCCAGCGAGGCCCCCCGGCACTTCATCGATATGGACCACTTCGGCGACAACCCCTTCGGCCTTATGCCCAAAACCTGGGACAAGGCCGTGGCCAAGTACACCGCCGATACGCTCCGCAAGTACGGCACCGTGCCCTGGACCGTGATGGACGTGAAGGAGCAGCTCACGGAGGCCTTCCGCAAGCGCGATACCGTAGCCATCATCACCCTTTCGGCCGATCTAGGCCACTATATCGGCGACGCTTTCGTGCCCCTGCACACCACGGAGAACTACGACGGGCAGCTCACGAAGCAGGAAGGCATTCACTCGCTCTGGGAAAGCAAGCTGCCCGAGCGCTTTATTGCCAAGTATAAGCTTGACGCTGAGGCGGGCAAGTACCTGAAAGACCCGCAATCGTCCATCTGGCAGGTTGTGCAGGAGTCGTACGGCTTCTTGGGGGCTACCTTCGATCTGGAGGAGGACGTGACGCGCAAGTACACGCCCGAAACCAAGTATGTGTTCTCGCACAAATACGGCAAAACCCGCCGCGCCTACTCCGATGCTTTCGCCGATGCTTACCACGAGAAAGTAGGCGGCCAGGTGGCCTACCGCCTTAAAGGAGCGCCTACCCTGGTGGCCTCTATGTGGATGACCGCCTGGCGCGACGCCGGCAGCCCCGACCTCAATGCGCTGCTCACAAAGAAGCCTAGCAAAGAAGAGAAGGAGAAGCTGGATCTGGAGCTGAAAGCGTTTGATAAGAACGAGCTGGTAAGCCAGCAGATTCTGATTGCCCTGCAAAAGGAGAAAGTAGAAGCCCGGCCCGACCTCATCAATGCGGCCAAAGACATGGCCCCCATTGTGGACGAACCCGCTCCTGCTCCGGCCGTTCCTGCCGGCTCGCCGATACCCGGGGCACCGGCCGTGCCCGCGGGCACCAACAAGGTGAAGGTGAAAACCAAAGCGCCCGATGCGCCGACACAAAAGGAGAAAACGAAAACCGAGCAGCCTGCCAAGAAAAAGAAAAAAGCTTCTTCCGATGGCTGGGACACCCCGGCCGGATCTGGCTGGTAA
- a CDS encoding peptidylprolyl isomerase, with protein sequence MKLLATTLLLTAALATACNRNQPETVDAPAVPPTIPGPDLMQLSDSGGVAEREILAYGQQYPATEVIMHTRLGDMRIKLYDDTPLHKANFLLLSRKGVFDETVFHRVVKGFAIQGGNSNFRTIRMREYHLKPEIRPAHFHKYGALAMARYDGAQNPGKLSSNNDFYIVQGQKMTAAQAKASAARPLTPEQVKVYTTVGGTPGLDGEYTVFGEVIEGFDVIDKIANEPLDPYNWPKKDVKIKMEVVEPKK encoded by the coding sequence ATGAAACTTCTTGCCACCACCCTGTTGCTAACGGCCGCGCTGGCCACTGCCTGCAACCGCAACCAGCCTGAAACTGTCGACGCGCCTGCAGTGCCCCCCACCATTCCGGGGCCCGACCTGATGCAACTTTCGGATTCTGGCGGGGTGGCGGAGCGCGAGATACTGGCCTACGGACAGCAGTACCCGGCTACGGAAGTCATCATGCACACCCGACTGGGCGACATGCGCATCAAGCTCTACGACGACACGCCCCTGCACAAAGCCAACTTTCTGCTGCTGAGCCGCAAAGGCGTGTTCGATGAGACCGTATTTCATCGGGTGGTGAAAGGCTTTGCCATTCAGGGCGGCAACTCCAACTTCCGCACTATCCGGATGCGGGAGTACCATTTGAAGCCCGAGATTCGGCCGGCGCATTTCCACAAGTACGGCGCCCTGGCCATGGCCCGCTACGACGGCGCCCAAAACCCCGGCAAGCTGTCTTCTAACAATGATTTCTACATTGTGCAGGGCCAGAAAATGACGGCCGCCCAAGCCAAGGCTTCCGCCGCCCGCCCGCTCACGCCGGAGCAAGTGAAAGTCTACACCACCGTCGGCGGCACCCCTGGCCTAGACGGCGAATACACGGTTTTCGGAGAAGTTATCGAAGGCTTCGATGTCATTGATAAAATTGCAAATGAGCCGCTGGACCCTTACAACTGGCCTAAGAAGGACGTCAAGATTAAAATGGAAGTGGTGGAGCCGAAGAAGTGA